The nucleotide window CCCTCCGTCGGTGGATTCGCGAGTTTTCGGCTGATGGTGAACGTGCCTTTCCTGGTCCTGGACATCCTTGTGATGACGAGCTGGTGCGCCTGCGGCGCGAGAATGAACAGCTCCGGCAGGAGCGCGA belongs to Herpetosiphonaceae bacterium and includes:
- a CDS encoding transposase, which translates into the protein MAPRKPYTRELKVETVKLVTERGMKRAQVARDMGIDAQTLRRWIREFSADGERAFPGPGHPCDDELVRLRRENEQLRQER